The following are encoded in a window of Telmatobacter sp. DSM 110680 genomic DNA:
- a CDS encoding PadR family transcriptional regulator produces MELLQGTLDLLILKAVSLGPLHGYGVLLRIQQISGEELVIQQGSLYPALYRLEHQGVIASDWGESENNRRAKYYKLTAAGRRRLDAETEKWNRMAGIIAGILRSTPENV; encoded by the coding sequence CTGCTCATCCTCAAAGCTGTCTCACTGGGCCCGCTGCATGGGTATGGCGTTCTTTTGCGCATTCAGCAGATATCTGGTGAAGAACTCGTGATTCAACAAGGATCGCTCTATCCGGCTCTGTACCGCCTTGAACATCAGGGCGTAATAGCAAGCGACTGGGGCGAAAGCGAGAATAATCGCCGCGCCAAGTACTACAAGCTCACGGCGGCTGGGCGCAGGCGGCTCGATGCCGAAACCGAGAAGTGGAATCGAATGGCCGGGATCATTGCCGGAATTCTTCGCAGTACGCCGGAGAACGTATGA
- a CDS encoding ABC transporter permease — translation MKLFESLRQKGAELWSWFRAISRRRQLESEMESELLLHLEALTADLERAGHSPAEAVRRARIALGPALVHKEEMRASLGLRWFDELRADVRYGFRILAKSPSFTLIAASSLAFAIGANTTIFAIGKQLLYDRLSVPHPEQLRMLRWNGDGHEVVDGMWGDFDSIPGSGTTSSVFTYPIYQQLRDHNEKLQDLIAFKEEGMNATVRGNAQRVNAAMVSGNFYSALEVRPQLGRSLQPSDDAVPGSGFVAVISDGLWLNQYGRSPSVIGQTVTLNQSVVTIVGVNPQGFTGAKNVQQAPDLFVPISLQPVIDPKGKTSLLTDQNLWWVNIVGRTKPGVKDSEAQAALDVQLQAAVRATIPVPAGGTIPRLALVDGSRGLHYADGMFRKPLFVLSGFTAFVVLLACANIANLLLARGAQRQREMSVRLAMGAGRSRILRQLLTESLMLAALGGAGGLLVGYIGRSTLPKLMTNAWERGDGTSFNAPFDWGVFAFTVAVTLITGIVFGLAPAWLAARVEVSSSLKETSKSASRRRKGLTGKSIVAFQVALSTLLVVGAGLFLRTLLQLNSVDVGFKADNLVLFEINPPARRYPGPKDVQLHQQLEQRFAALPGVERVAPGSLAYISQSMGNTDFLPEGEPANPQQKRAEFENSVGIDFFSTLGIPIIAGRGFAPQDTSTSPKVGIINRSLARKRFPNSNPIGKRFKADKKDSDWIQIVGICADTQYSDLRSAPPPQFFLPYVQQDDAGTLVYQVRTRMQPAALFPALRSAVQSVDRDLPIIDYRTQREQINATMQIERTFAALTAGFGVMALALACVGIYGIMAYSVAQRTNEIGIRLALGAQPFQVRSMILRESSWLTLVGIVFGVLAALGLTRLVKSMLYGVTPNDPVTLLGGMGLLLGVAFLAAWIPARRAASVQPMEALRHE, via the coding sequence ATGAAATTGTTCGAGTCTTTACGTCAAAAAGGGGCCGAGCTCTGGTCGTGGTTTCGCGCCATATCCCGGCGTCGCCAGCTCGAATCCGAGATGGAGTCCGAGCTCCTACTTCACCTCGAAGCGCTGACGGCGGACCTTGAGCGCGCCGGGCATTCGCCCGCTGAAGCAGTTCGCCGCGCCCGGATCGCGCTTGGTCCCGCACTCGTGCATAAAGAGGAAATGCGGGCTTCGTTAGGATTGCGCTGGTTTGACGAACTGCGAGCCGACGTTCGCTACGGTTTCCGTATCCTGGCGAAAAGCCCTAGCTTCACGCTGATTGCTGCTTCGTCACTTGCGTTCGCTATCGGCGCCAACACGACCATTTTTGCCATTGGCAAGCAGTTGCTCTACGACCGTCTCAGTGTGCCACATCCAGAACAACTGCGTATGTTGCGCTGGAACGGCGACGGCCACGAGGTTGTTGACGGGATGTGGGGAGATTTCGATTCCATCCCAGGCTCGGGCACTACGAGCTCGGTATTCACTTATCCGATCTATCAACAACTGCGAGACCATAATGAGAAACTGCAGGATCTGATCGCGTTCAAGGAAGAGGGGATGAATGCGACCGTTCGCGGCAACGCGCAGCGCGTGAACGCTGCCATGGTGTCAGGAAATTTCTATTCGGCGCTCGAGGTGCGTCCACAACTTGGCCGATCGTTGCAGCCTTCTGACGATGCGGTTCCCGGATCGGGCTTTGTCGCGGTCATCAGCGACGGATTATGGCTCAATCAATATGGCCGTTCCCCTTCCGTGATTGGACAGACCGTCACCCTCAACCAGTCGGTCGTGACGATCGTTGGTGTAAACCCCCAAGGCTTTACCGGGGCAAAAAATGTGCAGCAGGCTCCCGATCTCTTTGTGCCTATCAGTTTGCAGCCCGTCATCGACCCCAAGGGAAAGACTTCTCTGCTGACGGATCAGAATTTGTGGTGGGTCAACATTGTCGGCCGCACTAAACCCGGCGTCAAAGATTCCGAGGCGCAGGCCGCGCTCGATGTGCAGCTGCAGGCTGCTGTTCGTGCCACGATACCCGTCCCAGCAGGTGGAACCATACCGCGACTGGCGCTGGTTGATGGCAGCCGCGGCTTGCACTATGCAGACGGCATGTTCAGAAAGCCGCTCTTTGTTTTGTCCGGCTTTACCGCGTTCGTCGTGCTGTTGGCTTGTGCCAACATCGCCAACTTGCTTCTTGCGCGAGGCGCGCAGAGGCAGAGAGAAATGAGCGTGCGTCTCGCCATGGGCGCCGGTCGCTCACGCATTCTGCGTCAACTGCTTACCGAAAGTCTGATGCTGGCTGCGCTCGGCGGCGCAGGTGGTTTGCTCGTTGGATACATTGGGCGCAGCACGCTGCCGAAGTTGATGACCAATGCCTGGGAGCGAGGCGACGGGACATCCTTCAACGCTCCGTTTGACTGGGGAGTCTTTGCCTTCACCGTCGCGGTCACCCTTATCACTGGTATTGTTTTCGGCCTGGCACCTGCGTGGCTCGCAGCACGTGTCGAAGTCAGCAGCAGTCTCAAGGAGACTTCGAAAAGCGCTTCGAGACGCCGCAAGGGGCTTACTGGAAAGTCGATCGTGGCGTTTCAGGTTGCTCTTTCCACGCTGCTGGTCGTGGGCGCGGGTCTATTCCTGCGAACGCTTCTGCAATTGAATTCCGTGGATGTCGGCTTCAAGGCTGATAATCTCGTCCTTTTCGAGATCAATCCACCGGCTCGCCGTTATCCAGGTCCCAAAGATGTGCAGTTGCACCAGCAGTTGGAACAGCGCTTTGCGGCTTTGCCCGGAGTGGAGCGGGTTGCACCCGGTTCCCTTGCTTACATTTCTCAGAGCATGGGCAACACAGACTTCCTTCCCGAAGGGGAGCCGGCAAATCCACAACAGAAACGCGCTGAATTTGAAAACAGCGTGGGCATTGATTTCTTTTCAACGCTTGGCATCCCGATAATCGCGGGACGCGGATTTGCGCCGCAGGATACTTCCACCTCGCCGAAGGTTGGGATTATCAACCGCTCTCTCGCTCGCAAGAGATTCCCGAACTCCAATCCGATCGGCAAGCGGTTCAAGGCCGACAAGAAGGACTCCGATTGGATCCAGATTGTTGGTATCTGCGCTGACACGCAATATTCAGATCTGCGCAGTGCCCCTCCACCGCAGTTCTTTCTTCCGTATGTGCAGCAGGATGACGCGGGCACGCTGGTATACCAGGTGCGGACGCGGATGCAGCCGGCAGCTCTTTTTCCTGCATTGCGCAGCGCAGTCCAGTCTGTTGATCGCGATTTGCCGATCATTGACTATCGCACGCAGCGCGAGCAAATCAATGCCACCATGCAGATCGAGAGGACCTTCGCTGCCCTTACTGCGGGATTCGGCGTGATGGCTCTCGCCCTGGCGTGCGTTGGGATCTACGGCATCATGGCTTACTCGGTTGCGCAACGAACGAATGAGATTGGCATTCGACTGGCTCTCGGTGCACAGCCCTTCCAGGTTCGCAGCATGATCCTGCGCGAGAGCTCGTGGCTCACCCTTGTTGGGATTGTCTTCGGTGTGTTGGCTGCGCTGGGACTGACTCGCTTGGTTAAGTCAATGCTTTATGGAGTGACGCCGAACGATCCGGTTACCCTGCTTGGCGGAATGGGCTTGCTGCTGGGCGTTGCCTTTCTCGCGGCGTGGATCCCGGCTCGTCGCGCCGCAAGCGTTCAACCGATGGAAGCATTGCGACATGAATAA
- a CDS encoding tetratricopeptide repeat protein, translating to MDTQTRHALKGDKFAQATKTSVNWVSGHRSNVMQWAISAAVVLVVGVALIVLWNVRETAAEAALGSALDTYAAPLAMPGQPAQSGVYATSADRSKAANQQFQAVTDKYGWLPEGAKARYFTGVTDQELGQTSAAETELKKVAGSWNRNLANLAKVALASIYHQTNRDQQAIDLYNEIIAKPSDTVTAGTAQLDLADLYAATGKQDQARALWAKLKDSDKDGAAGSIAAQKLTGKE from the coding sequence GTGGATACACAGACTCGTCATGCCCTGAAGGGCGACAAATTTGCCCAGGCTACCAAAACCAGCGTTAATTGGGTTTCCGGTCATCGCAGCAATGTTATGCAATGGGCTATTTCGGCTGCGGTGGTTCTGGTTGTGGGCGTCGCATTGATCGTCCTCTGGAACGTACGGGAGACGGCTGCGGAAGCTGCTCTCGGATCGGCATTGGACACCTATGCTGCGCCTTTGGCGATGCCCGGCCAACCGGCGCAGAGCGGAGTTTACGCTACTTCGGCAGATCGTTCGAAAGCGGCAAATCAGCAGTTTCAAGCGGTTACTGACAAATATGGCTGGCTTCCCGAGGGCGCCAAGGCGCGCTACTTTACAGGCGTTACTGACCAGGAACTGGGCCAGACCTCGGCTGCCGAAACTGAATTGAAGAAGGTTGCAGGTTCTTGGAACCGCAATCTTGCGAATCTTGCCAAAGTGGCTCTTGCTTCGATCTATCACCAGACAAATCGCGACCAGCAGGCTATCGACCTTTATAACGAGATCATTGCCAAGCCTTCGGATACGGTTACCGCCGGGACAGCTCAGTTGGATCTGGCCGATCTGTACGCTGCGACCGGTAAGCAGGATCAGGCGCGGGCATTGTGGGCCAAATTGAAGGATTCCGACAAGGACGGTGCCGCAGGTTCCATAGCCGCACAGAAGCTTACGGGCAAAGAGTAG
- a CDS encoding RNA polymerase sigma factor translates to MSASQTLIPGWMEIVESAVQDEARQRAQDEALAALVDQYANTLFRVAFSVLRNQSDAEDAVQEAFLRVMRHRETLGEIRDHRVWLIRIVWNIVLDRKRRAKTRPETDDIAELGRVLPASGLTAEQRAAAAQHHARVVACVEKLPAREREVMMLSAFEELSSVEIAEVLDVTESSVRSRLFRARNLLAELLQHPRSTR, encoded by the coding sequence ATGAGCGCAAGCCAGACCCTAATCCCAGGTTGGATGGAGATCGTCGAGAGCGCCGTGCAAGACGAAGCCCGCCAGCGCGCACAGGACGAGGCACTGGCCGCGCTGGTCGACCAATATGCCAACACGCTCTTTCGTGTCGCCTTCTCCGTCCTTCGCAACCAATCTGACGCTGAAGATGCGGTGCAGGAAGCCTTTCTGCGGGTGATGCGCCATCGCGAAACCCTGGGCGAAATTCGCGACCATCGTGTCTGGCTCATCCGCATTGTGTGGAACATTGTGCTGGACCGCAAGCGTCGCGCCAAGACGCGTCCGGAAACCGACGATATTGCCGAACTCGGGCGCGTCCTGCCTGCATCTGGACTGACTGCGGAACAGCGCGCGGCGGCTGCACAACATCACGCTCGCGTAGTTGCATGTGTCGAGAAGTTACCCGCTCGCGAACGCGAGGTGATGATGCTCTCCGCTTTCGAAGAACTGTCGAGCGTGGAAATCGCCGAGGTGCTGGACGTAACGGAGTCGAGCGTTCGTTCCCGTCTCTTTCGCGCCCGCAATCTATTGGCAGAACTGCTCCAACATCCGAGGAGTACCCGATGA
- a CDS encoding phage holin family protein, producing the protein MFRAIIHWVLSAIALMVATNVVPGFYVNDIQSALVAALVIGVLNATLGFILKVITFPFAIVTFGVFLLVINAAMILLASKIVSGFVVYGWIPAFWAALILALLGMLIRALMSDQ; encoded by the coding sequence ATGTTTCGAGCAATCATCCACTGGGTGTTAAGCGCGATTGCGCTCATGGTAGCTACAAACGTTGTTCCGGGATTCTACGTCAACGACATCCAGTCAGCCCTGGTAGCGGCTCTTGTCATCGGGGTCCTGAATGCAACACTCGGATTCATTCTGAAAGTCATCACGTTCCCCTTCGCCATCGTGACCTTTGGAGTGTTCCTGCTCGTCATCAATGCCGCGATGATTTTGCTGGCCTCAAAGATCGTGAGTGGCTTTGTAGTGTATGGATGGATTCCGGCCTTCTGGGCCGCGTTGATCCTGGCGCTGCTCGGCATGCTGATCCGCGCATTGATGTCAGATCAATAG